In Trifolium pratense cultivar HEN17-A07 linkage group LG7, ARS_RC_1.1, whole genome shotgun sequence, a genomic segment contains:
- the LOC123893569 gene encoding uncharacterized protein LOC123893569 isoform X11, with protein MDKTVMKKRLPTKRHIIINEQQQQSAICGGDLIKFNKKKKKKKSKKEKVRSLSAIAVVHKSMPSSLPKNKVFNECNGVDHSSVPRKIRSAMKKRGRESILSDSEKLNHKFHGIESLHKDSSSIKKKSKKQVVLGPITKDEQEVAETLYALAGMFDISGSNGENELESKSLPKNSSVSQDQEESINATFEAAIEDANLIPESSSKGKEKISSLSETIGDEQTDFPQSHNTAPETNLQDVPMTVKTNDDDCKVELNDSKLCLEIGLNVSALSQISHIEGKRDVENETVGGIDCKQEQHIIKCQRENEGPTLWPGLTSSASSAINASCSQSSAAVKAPHWLNAAIRNSKQDLMGSCSSSGKSSEAFIHKKSWKSCAAHVHIGQLIRSLELPKQQVAKEPELYECDQIRVHQGSKCRALPEGQNSIRTRNGNGFAAGTVHSSSLENFPETKNGILQQQQCHYLDISLSQSQAPPAAAKYGPQKQSFNFLSLSTGGNELTTSDCFNKGESRLQQFSKSQVPYFRSIQQQHGLMPISTPPPSQYTSTYLDKLPAAGPQVRLQQPHYYGTPLRGTHYSSTISYKEQQYQNFWAAQLVAQGGSGGVNCNAMMRGQYPNLQNGRLENSAVNSGARIMLPHQSFVSLESLGSKVTSVTDQQPFSSIPPSRTNGLEERRGRFHGSGVSSLQLLCDERI; from the exons CTATTTGTGGTGGGGACCTAATTAAATttaacaagaagaagaagaagaagaaatcaaaGAAAGAGAAAGTTAGAAGCTTGAGTGCTATTGCTGTTGTTCATAAATCAATGCCATCTTCACTACCCAAAAACAAG GTTTTCAATGAATGCAATGGCGTTGATCATTCCTCTGTTCCCAGGAAGATACGTTCAG CAATGAAGAAGAGGGGTCGCGAATCAATCTTAAGTGATTCAGAAAAGTTGAACCATAAGTTCCATGGAATAGAATCTCTTCATAAAGATAGCAGCAGCATAAAGAAAAAATCCAAA AAGCAAGTTGTACTTGGGCCCATCACAAAAGATGAACAAGAGGTTGCTGAGACTCTCTATGCATTGGCTGGAATGTTTGATATCAGTGGCTCCAATGGGGAGAATGAACTAGAAAGCAAATCGTTACCGAAGAATTCCTCGGTTTCGCAGGACCAAGAGGAGAGTATTAATGCTACTTTTGAAG CAGCTATTGAGGATGCTAATCTTATTCCTGAAAGTTCATCTaagggaaaagaaaaaattagttCTTTAAGTGAAACCATTGGTGATGAACAGACTGATTTTCCACAATCTCACAACACTGCTCCAGAAACAAATCTGCAGGACGTGCCTATGACAGTTAAGACGAATGACGATGATTGCAAAGTGGAATTGAATGACTCAAAGTTGTGTCTTGAAATCGG ATTAAATGTGTCTGCACTGTCACAAATTTCACATATTGAGGGAAAGCGAGATGTGGAGAATGAGACG GTCGGAGGCATTGATTGTAAGCAAGAACAACACATTATCAAGTGCCAAAGAGAAAATG AAGGTCCAACATTGTGGCCAGGCTTGACATCGAGTGCATCTTCTGCAATTAATGCTTCTTGTTCGCA ATCTTCTGCTGCTGTCAAAGCTCCACATTGGCTTAATGCTGCTATTCGCAACTCCAAACAGGATTTGATGGGAAGTTGTTCCTCTAGTGGAAag AGCTCCGAAGCTTTCATTCATAAAAAGTCATGGAAGAGTTGTGCAGCTCATGTTCACATTGGTCAACTCATCCGGAGTTTAGAACTGCCAAAACAACAGGTTGCCAAAGAACCCGAGCTTTATGAATGTGATCAAATCAGAGTACACCAAGGATCAAAATGTAGAGCTCTACCCGAAGGACAAAACTCAATTAGGACAAGAAATGGAAATGGTTTTGCTGCTGGAACAGTTCATTCTTCTAGTTTGGAGAATTTCCCTGAAACTAAAAATGGTATTCTTCAGCAGCAGCAGTGCCATTATCTTGACATATCTCTGTCTCAGTCTCAGGCTCCTCCGGCGGCTGCGAAATATGGTCCTCAAAAGCAA AGTTTCAATTTCTTGTCCTTGTCGACTGGAGGTAATGAGTTAACGACCAGCGATTGTTTTAATAAAGGTGAAAGTAGGTTGCAACAGTTCTCAAAATCGCAAGTGCCTTACTTTCGGTCTATACAACAGCAGCATGGGCTCATGCCAATATCTACGCCTCCACCAAGTCAGTATACCTCAACTTACCTGGATAAGCTTCCTGCTGCAGGACCACAG GTGCGGTTGCAGCAACCTCATTATTATGGTACGCCACTACGTGGAACTCATTATAGTTCGACAATTTCATATAAAGAGCAGCAATACCAAAACTTTTGGGCGGCGCAACTAGTAGCACAAGGTGGGTCTGGTGGTGTAAACTGCAATGCAATGATGAGGGGCCAATATCCTAATTTGCAAAATGGAAGACTTGAAAATTCTGCTGTTAATTCGGGTGCCCGGATCATGCTTCCCCACCAGTCCTTTGTATCGCTAGAATCACTTGGTTCCAAGGTAACTTCAGTCACTGACCAACAACCCTTTTCATCAATTCCACCATCAAGGACAAATGGGCTAGAAGAACGTAGAGGTAGGTTCCATGGTAGCGGTGTTTCATCGTTGCAATTGCTGTGTGATGAGCGTATCTGA
- the LOC123893569 gene encoding uncharacterized protein LOC123893569 isoform X4, with protein MDKTVMKKRLPTKRHIIINEQQQQSAICGGDLIKFNKKKKKKKSKKEKVRSLSAIAVVHKSMPSSLPKNKVFNECNGVDHSSVPRKIRSAMKKRGRESILSDSEKLNHKFHGIESLHKDSSSIKKKSKKQVVLGPITKDEQEVAETLYALAGMFDISGSNGENELESKSLPKNSSVSQDQEESINATFEASAAIEDANLIPESSSKGKEKISSLSETIGDEQTDFPQSHNTAPETNLQDVPMTVKTNDDDCKVELNDSKLCLEIGLNVSALSQISHIEGKRDVENETVGGIDCKQEQHIIKCQRENEGPTLWPGLTSSASSAINASCSQRSSAAVKAPHWLNAAIRNSKQDLMGSCSSSGKSSEAFIHKKSWKSCAAHVHIGQLIRSLELPKQQVAKEPELYECDQIRVHQGSKCRALPEGQNSIRTRNGNGFAAGTVHSSSLENFPETKNGILQQQQCHYLDISLSQSQAPPAAAKYGPQKQSFNFLSLSTGGNELTTSDCFNKGESRLQQFSKSQVPYFRSIQQQHGLMPISTPPPSQYTSTYLDKLPAAGPQVRLQQPHYYGTPLRGTHYSSTISYKEQQYQNFWAAQLVAQGGSGGVNCNAMMRGQYPNLQNGRLENSAVNSGARIMLPHQSFVSLESLGSKVTSVTDQQPFSSIPPSRTNGLEERRGRFHGSGVSSLQLLCDERI; from the exons CTATTTGTGGTGGGGACCTAATTAAATttaacaagaagaagaagaagaagaaatcaaaGAAAGAGAAAGTTAGAAGCTTGAGTGCTATTGCTGTTGTTCATAAATCAATGCCATCTTCACTACCCAAAAACAAG GTTTTCAATGAATGCAATGGCGTTGATCATTCCTCTGTTCCCAGGAAGATACGTTCAG CAATGAAGAAGAGGGGTCGCGAATCAATCTTAAGTGATTCAGAAAAGTTGAACCATAAGTTCCATGGAATAGAATCTCTTCATAAAGATAGCAGCAGCATAAAGAAAAAATCCAAA AAGCAAGTTGTACTTGGGCCCATCACAAAAGATGAACAAGAGGTTGCTGAGACTCTCTATGCATTGGCTGGAATGTTTGATATCAGTGGCTCCAATGGGGAGAATGAACTAGAAAGCAAATCGTTACCGAAGAATTCCTCGGTTTCGCAGGACCAAGAGGAGAGTATTAATGCTACTTTTGAAG ctTCAGCAGCTATTGAGGATGCTAATCTTATTCCTGAAAGTTCATCTaagggaaaagaaaaaattagttCTTTAAGTGAAACCATTGGTGATGAACAGACTGATTTTCCACAATCTCACAACACTGCTCCAGAAACAAATCTGCAGGACGTGCCTATGACAGTTAAGACGAATGACGATGATTGCAAAGTGGAATTGAATGACTCAAAGTTGTGTCTTGAAATCGG ATTAAATGTGTCTGCACTGTCACAAATTTCACATATTGAGGGAAAGCGAGATGTGGAGAATGAGACG GTCGGAGGCATTGATTGTAAGCAAGAACAACACATTATCAAGTGCCAAAGAGAAAATG AAGGTCCAACATTGTGGCCAGGCTTGACATCGAGTGCATCTTCTGCAATTAATGCTTCTTGTTCGCA AAGATCTTCTGCTGCTGTCAAAGCTCCACATTGGCTTAATGCTGCTATTCGCAACTCCAAACAGGATTTGATGGGAAGTTGTTCCTCTAGTGGAAag AGCTCCGAAGCTTTCATTCATAAAAAGTCATGGAAGAGTTGTGCAGCTCATGTTCACATTGGTCAACTCATCCGGAGTTTAGAACTGCCAAAACAACAGGTTGCCAAAGAACCCGAGCTTTATGAATGTGATCAAATCAGAGTACACCAAGGATCAAAATGTAGAGCTCTACCCGAAGGACAAAACTCAATTAGGACAAGAAATGGAAATGGTTTTGCTGCTGGAACAGTTCATTCTTCTAGTTTGGAGAATTTCCCTGAAACTAAAAATGGTATTCTTCAGCAGCAGCAGTGCCATTATCTTGACATATCTCTGTCTCAGTCTCAGGCTCCTCCGGCGGCTGCGAAATATGGTCCTCAAAAGCAA AGTTTCAATTTCTTGTCCTTGTCGACTGGAGGTAATGAGTTAACGACCAGCGATTGTTTTAATAAAGGTGAAAGTAGGTTGCAACAGTTCTCAAAATCGCAAGTGCCTTACTTTCGGTCTATACAACAGCAGCATGGGCTCATGCCAATATCTACGCCTCCACCAAGTCAGTATACCTCAACTTACCTGGATAAGCTTCCTGCTGCAGGACCACAG GTGCGGTTGCAGCAACCTCATTATTATGGTACGCCACTACGTGGAACTCATTATAGTTCGACAATTTCATATAAAGAGCAGCAATACCAAAACTTTTGGGCGGCGCAACTAGTAGCACAAGGTGGGTCTGGTGGTGTAAACTGCAATGCAATGATGAGGGGCCAATATCCTAATTTGCAAAATGGAAGACTTGAAAATTCTGCTGTTAATTCGGGTGCCCGGATCATGCTTCCCCACCAGTCCTTTGTATCGCTAGAATCACTTGGTTCCAAGGTAACTTCAGTCACTGACCAACAACCCTTTTCATCAATTCCACCATCAAGGACAAATGGGCTAGAAGAACGTAGAGGTAGGTTCCATGGTAGCGGTGTTTCATCGTTGCAATTGCTGTGTGATGAGCGTATCTGA
- the LOC123893569 gene encoding uncharacterized protein LOC123893569 isoform X2 produces the protein MDKTVMKKRLPTKRHIIINEQQQQSGLKAICGGDLIKFNKKKKKKKSKKEKVRSLSAIAVVHKSMPSSLPKNKVFNECNGVDHSSVPRKIRSAMKKRGRESILSDSEKLNHKFHGIESLHKDSSSIKKKSKKQVVLGPITKDEQEVAETLYALAGMFDISGSNGENELESKSLPKNSSVSQDQEESINATFEASAAIEDANLIPESSSKGKEKISSLSETIGDEQTDFPQSHNTAPETNLQDVPMTVKTNDDDCKVELNDSKLCLEIGLNVSALSQISHIEGKRDVENETVGGIDCKQEQHIIKCQRENEGPTLWPGLTSSASSAINASCSQSSAAVKAPHWLNAAIRNSKQDLMGSCSSSGKSSEAFIHKKSWKSCAAHVHIGQLIRSLELPKQQVAKEPELYECDQIRVHQGSKCRALPEGQNSIRTRNGNGFAAGTVHSSSLENFPETKNGILQQQQCHYLDISLSQSQAPPAAAKYGPQKQSFNFLSLSTGGNELTTSDCFNKGESRLQQFSKSQVPYFRSIQQQHGLMPISTPPPSQYTSTYLDKLPAAGPQVRLQQPHYYGTPLRGTHYSSTISYKEQQYQNFWAAQLVAQGGSGGVNCNAMMRGQYPNLQNGRLENSAVNSGARIMLPHQSFVSLESLGSKVTSVTDQQPFSSIPPSRTNGLEERRGRFHGSGVSSLQLLCDERI, from the exons GTTTGAAAGCTATTTGTGGTGGGGACCTAATTAAATttaacaagaagaagaagaagaagaaatcaaaGAAAGAGAAAGTTAGAAGCTTGAGTGCTATTGCTGTTGTTCATAAATCAATGCCATCTTCACTACCCAAAAACAAG GTTTTCAATGAATGCAATGGCGTTGATCATTCCTCTGTTCCCAGGAAGATACGTTCAG CAATGAAGAAGAGGGGTCGCGAATCAATCTTAAGTGATTCAGAAAAGTTGAACCATAAGTTCCATGGAATAGAATCTCTTCATAAAGATAGCAGCAGCATAAAGAAAAAATCCAAA AAGCAAGTTGTACTTGGGCCCATCACAAAAGATGAACAAGAGGTTGCTGAGACTCTCTATGCATTGGCTGGAATGTTTGATATCAGTGGCTCCAATGGGGAGAATGAACTAGAAAGCAAATCGTTACCGAAGAATTCCTCGGTTTCGCAGGACCAAGAGGAGAGTATTAATGCTACTTTTGAAG ctTCAGCAGCTATTGAGGATGCTAATCTTATTCCTGAAAGTTCATCTaagggaaaagaaaaaattagttCTTTAAGTGAAACCATTGGTGATGAACAGACTGATTTTCCACAATCTCACAACACTGCTCCAGAAACAAATCTGCAGGACGTGCCTATGACAGTTAAGACGAATGACGATGATTGCAAAGTGGAATTGAATGACTCAAAGTTGTGTCTTGAAATCGG ATTAAATGTGTCTGCACTGTCACAAATTTCACATATTGAGGGAAAGCGAGATGTGGAGAATGAGACG GTCGGAGGCATTGATTGTAAGCAAGAACAACACATTATCAAGTGCCAAAGAGAAAATG AAGGTCCAACATTGTGGCCAGGCTTGACATCGAGTGCATCTTCTGCAATTAATGCTTCTTGTTCGCA ATCTTCTGCTGCTGTCAAAGCTCCACATTGGCTTAATGCTGCTATTCGCAACTCCAAACAGGATTTGATGGGAAGTTGTTCCTCTAGTGGAAag AGCTCCGAAGCTTTCATTCATAAAAAGTCATGGAAGAGTTGTGCAGCTCATGTTCACATTGGTCAACTCATCCGGAGTTTAGAACTGCCAAAACAACAGGTTGCCAAAGAACCCGAGCTTTATGAATGTGATCAAATCAGAGTACACCAAGGATCAAAATGTAGAGCTCTACCCGAAGGACAAAACTCAATTAGGACAAGAAATGGAAATGGTTTTGCTGCTGGAACAGTTCATTCTTCTAGTTTGGAGAATTTCCCTGAAACTAAAAATGGTATTCTTCAGCAGCAGCAGTGCCATTATCTTGACATATCTCTGTCTCAGTCTCAGGCTCCTCCGGCGGCTGCGAAATATGGTCCTCAAAAGCAA AGTTTCAATTTCTTGTCCTTGTCGACTGGAGGTAATGAGTTAACGACCAGCGATTGTTTTAATAAAGGTGAAAGTAGGTTGCAACAGTTCTCAAAATCGCAAGTGCCTTACTTTCGGTCTATACAACAGCAGCATGGGCTCATGCCAATATCTACGCCTCCACCAAGTCAGTATACCTCAACTTACCTGGATAAGCTTCCTGCTGCAGGACCACAG GTGCGGTTGCAGCAACCTCATTATTATGGTACGCCACTACGTGGAACTCATTATAGTTCGACAATTTCATATAAAGAGCAGCAATACCAAAACTTTTGGGCGGCGCAACTAGTAGCACAAGGTGGGTCTGGTGGTGTAAACTGCAATGCAATGATGAGGGGCCAATATCCTAATTTGCAAAATGGAAGACTTGAAAATTCTGCTGTTAATTCGGGTGCCCGGATCATGCTTCCCCACCAGTCCTTTGTATCGCTAGAATCACTTGGTTCCAAGGTAACTTCAGTCACTGACCAACAACCCTTTTCATCAATTCCACCATCAAGGACAAATGGGCTAGAAGAACGTAGAGGTAGGTTCCATGGTAGCGGTGTTTCATCGTTGCAATTGCTGTGTGATGAGCGTATCTGA
- the LOC123893569 gene encoding uncharacterized protein LOC123893569 isoform X7, protein MDKTVMKKRLPTKRHIIINEQQQQSAICGGDLIKFNKKKKKKKSKKEKVRSLSAIAVVHKSMPSSLPKNKVFNECNGVDHSSVPRKIRSAMKKRGRESILSDSEKLNHKFHGIESLHKDSSSIKKKSKKQVVLGPITKDEQEVAETLYALAGMFDISGSNGENELESKSLPKNSSVSQDQEESINATFEASAAIEDANLIPESSSKGKEKISSLSETIGDEQTDFPQSHNTAPETNLQDVPMTVKTNDDDCKVELNDSKLCLEIGLNVSALSQISHIEGKRDVENETVGGIDCKQEQHIIKCQRENEGPTLWPGLTSSASSAINASCSQSSAAVKAPHWLNAAIRNSKQDLMGSCSSSGKSSEAFIHKKSWKSCAAHVHIGQLIRSLELPKQQVAKEPELYECDQIRVHQGSKCRALPEGQNSIRTRNGNGFAAGTVHSSSLENFPETKNGILQQQQCHYLDISLSQSQAPPAAAKYGPQKQSFNFLSLSTGGNELTTSDCFNKGESRLQQFSKSQVPYFRSIQQQHGLMPISTPPPSQYTSTYLDKLPAAGPQVRLQQPHYYGTPLRGTHYSSTISYKEQQYQNFWAAQLVAQGGSGGVNCNAMMRGQYPNLQNGRLENSAVNSGARIMLPHQSFVSLESLGSKVTSVTDQQPFSSIPPSRTNGLEERRGRFHGSGVSSLQLLCDERI, encoded by the exons CTATTTGTGGTGGGGACCTAATTAAATttaacaagaagaagaagaagaagaaatcaaaGAAAGAGAAAGTTAGAAGCTTGAGTGCTATTGCTGTTGTTCATAAATCAATGCCATCTTCACTACCCAAAAACAAG GTTTTCAATGAATGCAATGGCGTTGATCATTCCTCTGTTCCCAGGAAGATACGTTCAG CAATGAAGAAGAGGGGTCGCGAATCAATCTTAAGTGATTCAGAAAAGTTGAACCATAAGTTCCATGGAATAGAATCTCTTCATAAAGATAGCAGCAGCATAAAGAAAAAATCCAAA AAGCAAGTTGTACTTGGGCCCATCACAAAAGATGAACAAGAGGTTGCTGAGACTCTCTATGCATTGGCTGGAATGTTTGATATCAGTGGCTCCAATGGGGAGAATGAACTAGAAAGCAAATCGTTACCGAAGAATTCCTCGGTTTCGCAGGACCAAGAGGAGAGTATTAATGCTACTTTTGAAG ctTCAGCAGCTATTGAGGATGCTAATCTTATTCCTGAAAGTTCATCTaagggaaaagaaaaaattagttCTTTAAGTGAAACCATTGGTGATGAACAGACTGATTTTCCACAATCTCACAACACTGCTCCAGAAACAAATCTGCAGGACGTGCCTATGACAGTTAAGACGAATGACGATGATTGCAAAGTGGAATTGAATGACTCAAAGTTGTGTCTTGAAATCGG ATTAAATGTGTCTGCACTGTCACAAATTTCACATATTGAGGGAAAGCGAGATGTGGAGAATGAGACG GTCGGAGGCATTGATTGTAAGCAAGAACAACACATTATCAAGTGCCAAAGAGAAAATG AAGGTCCAACATTGTGGCCAGGCTTGACATCGAGTGCATCTTCTGCAATTAATGCTTCTTGTTCGCA ATCTTCTGCTGCTGTCAAAGCTCCACATTGGCTTAATGCTGCTATTCGCAACTCCAAACAGGATTTGATGGGAAGTTGTTCCTCTAGTGGAAag AGCTCCGAAGCTTTCATTCATAAAAAGTCATGGAAGAGTTGTGCAGCTCATGTTCACATTGGTCAACTCATCCGGAGTTTAGAACTGCCAAAACAACAGGTTGCCAAAGAACCCGAGCTTTATGAATGTGATCAAATCAGAGTACACCAAGGATCAAAATGTAGAGCTCTACCCGAAGGACAAAACTCAATTAGGACAAGAAATGGAAATGGTTTTGCTGCTGGAACAGTTCATTCTTCTAGTTTGGAGAATTTCCCTGAAACTAAAAATGGTATTCTTCAGCAGCAGCAGTGCCATTATCTTGACATATCTCTGTCTCAGTCTCAGGCTCCTCCGGCGGCTGCGAAATATGGTCCTCAAAAGCAA AGTTTCAATTTCTTGTCCTTGTCGACTGGAGGTAATGAGTTAACGACCAGCGATTGTTTTAATAAAGGTGAAAGTAGGTTGCAACAGTTCTCAAAATCGCAAGTGCCTTACTTTCGGTCTATACAACAGCAGCATGGGCTCATGCCAATATCTACGCCTCCACCAAGTCAGTATACCTCAACTTACCTGGATAAGCTTCCTGCTGCAGGACCACAG GTGCGGTTGCAGCAACCTCATTATTATGGTACGCCACTACGTGGAACTCATTATAGTTCGACAATTTCATATAAAGAGCAGCAATACCAAAACTTTTGGGCGGCGCAACTAGTAGCACAAGGTGGGTCTGGTGGTGTAAACTGCAATGCAATGATGAGGGGCCAATATCCTAATTTGCAAAATGGAAGACTTGAAAATTCTGCTGTTAATTCGGGTGCCCGGATCATGCTTCCCCACCAGTCCTTTGTATCGCTAGAATCACTTGGTTCCAAGGTAACTTCAGTCACTGACCAACAACCCTTTTCATCAATTCCACCATCAAGGACAAATGGGCTAGAAGAACGTAGAGGTAGGTTCCATGGTAGCGGTGTTTCATCGTTGCAATTGCTGTGTGATGAGCGTATCTGA
- the LOC123893569 gene encoding uncharacterized protein LOC123893569 isoform X12 — MDKTVMKKRLPTKRHIIINEQQQQSAICGGDLIKFNKKKKKKKSKKEKVRSLSAIAVVHKSMPSSLPKNKVFNECNGVDHSSVPRKIRSAMKKRGRESILSDSEKLNHKFHGIESLHKDSSSIKKKSKKQVVLGPITKDEQEVAETLYALAGMFDISGSNGENELESKSLPKNSSVSQDQEESINATFEAIEDANLIPESSSKGKEKISSLSETIGDEQTDFPQSHNTAPETNLQDVPMTVKTNDDDCKVELNDSKLCLEIGLNVSALSQISHIEGKRDVENETVGGIDCKQEQHIIKCQRENEGPTLWPGLTSSASSAINASCSQSSAAVKAPHWLNAAIRNSKQDLMGSCSSSGKSSEAFIHKKSWKSCAAHVHIGQLIRSLELPKQQVAKEPELYECDQIRVHQGSKCRALPEGQNSIRTRNGNGFAAGTVHSSSLENFPETKNGILQQQQCHYLDISLSQSQAPPAAAKYGPQKQSFNFLSLSTGGNELTTSDCFNKGESRLQQFSKSQVPYFRSIQQQHGLMPISTPPPSQYTSTYLDKLPAAGPQVRLQQPHYYGTPLRGTHYSSTISYKEQQYQNFWAAQLVAQGGSGGVNCNAMMRGQYPNLQNGRLENSAVNSGARIMLPHQSFVSLESLGSKVTSVTDQQPFSSIPPSRTNGLEERRGRFHGSGVSSLQLLCDERI; from the exons CTATTTGTGGTGGGGACCTAATTAAATttaacaagaagaagaagaagaagaaatcaaaGAAAGAGAAAGTTAGAAGCTTGAGTGCTATTGCTGTTGTTCATAAATCAATGCCATCTTCACTACCCAAAAACAAG GTTTTCAATGAATGCAATGGCGTTGATCATTCCTCTGTTCCCAGGAAGATACGTTCAG CAATGAAGAAGAGGGGTCGCGAATCAATCTTAAGTGATTCAGAAAAGTTGAACCATAAGTTCCATGGAATAGAATCTCTTCATAAAGATAGCAGCAGCATAAAGAAAAAATCCAAA AAGCAAGTTGTACTTGGGCCCATCACAAAAGATGAACAAGAGGTTGCTGAGACTCTCTATGCATTGGCTGGAATGTTTGATATCAGTGGCTCCAATGGGGAGAATGAACTAGAAAGCAAATCGTTACCGAAGAATTCCTCGGTTTCGCAGGACCAAGAGGAGAGTATTAATGCTACTTTTGAAG CTATTGAGGATGCTAATCTTATTCCTGAAAGTTCATCTaagggaaaagaaaaaattagttCTTTAAGTGAAACCATTGGTGATGAACAGACTGATTTTCCACAATCTCACAACACTGCTCCAGAAACAAATCTGCAGGACGTGCCTATGACAGTTAAGACGAATGACGATGATTGCAAAGTGGAATTGAATGACTCAAAGTTGTGTCTTGAAATCGG ATTAAATGTGTCTGCACTGTCACAAATTTCACATATTGAGGGAAAGCGAGATGTGGAGAATGAGACG GTCGGAGGCATTGATTGTAAGCAAGAACAACACATTATCAAGTGCCAAAGAGAAAATG AAGGTCCAACATTGTGGCCAGGCTTGACATCGAGTGCATCTTCTGCAATTAATGCTTCTTGTTCGCA ATCTTCTGCTGCTGTCAAAGCTCCACATTGGCTTAATGCTGCTATTCGCAACTCCAAACAGGATTTGATGGGAAGTTGTTCCTCTAGTGGAAag AGCTCCGAAGCTTTCATTCATAAAAAGTCATGGAAGAGTTGTGCAGCTCATGTTCACATTGGTCAACTCATCCGGAGTTTAGAACTGCCAAAACAACAGGTTGCCAAAGAACCCGAGCTTTATGAATGTGATCAAATCAGAGTACACCAAGGATCAAAATGTAGAGCTCTACCCGAAGGACAAAACTCAATTAGGACAAGAAATGGAAATGGTTTTGCTGCTGGAACAGTTCATTCTTCTAGTTTGGAGAATTTCCCTGAAACTAAAAATGGTATTCTTCAGCAGCAGCAGTGCCATTATCTTGACATATCTCTGTCTCAGTCTCAGGCTCCTCCGGCGGCTGCGAAATATGGTCCTCAAAAGCAA AGTTTCAATTTCTTGTCCTTGTCGACTGGAGGTAATGAGTTAACGACCAGCGATTGTTTTAATAAAGGTGAAAGTAGGTTGCAACAGTTCTCAAAATCGCAAGTGCCTTACTTTCGGTCTATACAACAGCAGCATGGGCTCATGCCAATATCTACGCCTCCACCAAGTCAGTATACCTCAACTTACCTGGATAAGCTTCCTGCTGCAGGACCACAG GTGCGGTTGCAGCAACCTCATTATTATGGTACGCCACTACGTGGAACTCATTATAGTTCGACAATTTCATATAAAGAGCAGCAATACCAAAACTTTTGGGCGGCGCAACTAGTAGCACAAGGTGGGTCTGGTGGTGTAAACTGCAATGCAATGATGAGGGGCCAATATCCTAATTTGCAAAATGGAAGACTTGAAAATTCTGCTGTTAATTCGGGTGCCCGGATCATGCTTCCCCACCAGTCCTTTGTATCGCTAGAATCACTTGGTTCCAAGGTAACTTCAGTCACTGACCAACAACCCTTTTCATCAATTCCACCATCAAGGACAAATGGGCTAGAAGAACGTAGAGGTAGGTTCCATGGTAGCGGTGTTTCATCGTTGCAATTGCTGTGTGATGAGCGTATCTGA